One genomic segment of Stigmatopora argus isolate UIUO_Sarg chromosome 3, RoL_Sarg_1.0, whole genome shotgun sequence includes these proteins:
- the kcnj11 gene encoding ATP-sensitive inward rectifier potassium channel 11 yields the protein MLSRKGLQLPEDYLLTRLAEDVQHQAKGAGTRARKARFVAKNGACNVAHTNIREQGRFLQDVFTTLVDLKWLHTLVIFTMSFLCSWLLFAMAWWLVAFAHGDLDPRAPPARAPCVTELRSFASAFLFSIEVQVTIGFGARMVTEECWAAILVLILQNIVGLLVNAIMLGCIFMKTAQARRRAETLIFSKHAVVSLRDGRLCFMVRVGDLRKSMILCATVRMQVLRRGVTREGELLPLEQIDVRIANPLDTNALFLVSPIVLCHVIDANSPLYGLSAQDLQRDELEVLLILEGVVETTGITTQARTSYVSDEILWGHRFVPAVSEEDGVYAVDYSKFGNTQRVPTPGCSAQKLERQGGVAGLKFGGAGEGAPSLRRRRRASTRR from the coding sequence ATGCTGTCTCGAAAGGGCCTCCAGCTCCCGGAGGACTACCTGCTGACGCGCCTGGCCGAGGACGTGCAGCACCAGGCCAAGGGCGCGGGGACACGGGCGCGCAAGGCTCGCTTCGTGGCCAAGAACGGCGCCTGCAACGTTGCGCACACCAACATCCGCGAGCAGGGGCGCTTCCTGCAGGACGTCTTCACCACGCTGGTGGACCTCAAGTGGCTGCACACACTGGTCATCTTCACCATGTCCTTCCTGTGCAGCTGGCTGCTCTTCGCCATGGCCTGGTGGCTGGTGGCCTTCGCGCACGGCGACCTGGACCCGCGCGCCCCCCCGGCCCGCGCTCCCTGCGTCACCGAGCTGCGGTCCTTCGCTTCGGCCTTCCTCTTCTCCATCGAGGTGCAGGTGACCATTGGCTTCGGCGCCCGCATGGTGACCGAGGAGTGCTGGGCCGCCATCTTGGTGCTGATCTTGCAGAACATCGTGGGTTTGCTGGTCAACGCCATCATGCTGGGCTGCATCTTCATGAAGACGGCGCAGGCGCGGCGGCGCGCCGAGACGCTCATCTTCAGCAAGCACGCCGTGGTGTCGCTGCGCGACGGGCGCCTCTGCTTCATGGTGCGCGTGGGAGACCTGCGCAAGAGCATGATCCTCTGCGCCACCGTGCGCATGCAGGTGCTGCGCCGCGGCGTAACGCGCGAGGGCGAGCTGCTTCCCCTGGAGCAGATCGACGTGCGCATCGCCAACCCGCTGGACACCAACGCCCTCTTCCTGGTCTCGCCCATCGTCCTGTGCCACGTCATCGACGCCAACAGCCCCCTCTACGGCCTGTCCGCCCAGGACCTGCAGCGCGACGAACTGGAGGTGCTGCTCATCCTGGAAGGCGTGGTGGAGACCACCGGCATCACCACGCAGGCCCGCACCTCCTACGTGTCTGATGAGATCCTGTGGGGGCACCGCTTCGTGCCCGCCGTATCCGAGGAGGACGGCGTCTATGCCGTCGACTACTCCAAGTTTGGCAACACGCAGAGGGTGCCCACGCCCGGCTGCAGCGCGCAAAAACTGGAGCGCCAGGGCGGCGTGGCCGGCCTCAAATTCGGCGGTGCCGGCGAGGGAGCGCCCTCGCTCCGACGCAGGCGGAGGGCGTCCACCCGGCGCTGA
- the mob2a gene encoding MOB kinase activator 2a isoform X4, whose amino-acid sequence MDWLMGKSKTKPNGKKPPAEEKKQYLEPEFTKIRVVDFDLKELVVLPREIDLHEWLASNTTTFFNLINLQYSTISEFCTGDSCQAMTACNTIYYWQDEKGKKTKCTAPQYVDFVMSLCQKLVTDEEVFPTKYGKEFPNSFDTLVKKICRYLFHVLAHLYWAHFKETVALELQGHLNTLYAHFIVFVREFNLVDPKETCIMDDLSEILCAPLPPPPPAPSSPTSSQNHLTER is encoded by the exons GAAGTCAAAGACCAAACCGAACGGCAAGAAGCCTCCGGCGGAAGAGAAGAAACAGTACCTGGAGCCCGAGTTCACCAAGATCCGAGTGGTGGATTTTGACCTGAAGGAGCTGGTGGTGCTGCCCAGAGAGATCGACCTCCACGAATGGCTGGCCAGCAACA CGACTACTTTCTTCAATCTCATCAACTTGCAGTACAGCACCATCTCCGAGTTCTGCACTGGCGACAGCTGTCAAGCTATGACGGCGTGCAACAC AATATACTACTGGCAGGACGAGAAGGGCAAGAAGACAAAGTGCACTGCGCCCCAATACGTCGACTTTGTAATGAGTCTTTGTCAGAAACTGGTCACGGATGAGGAAGTCTTTCCCACCAAATATG GCAAAGAGTTCCCCAACTCCTTCGACACGCTGGTGAAGAAGATCTGCCGGTACCTGTTCCACGTGCTGGCTCACCTCTACTGGGCGCACTTTAAGGAGACGGTGGCGCTGGAGCTGCAGGGCCACCTGAACACTCTCTACgcacatttcattgttttcgtAAGGGAATTCAACCTGGTGGACCCCAAGGAGACCTGTATTATGGACGACCTTTCGGAAATCCTGTGTGCCCCccttccgccgccgccgcccgccccCTCCTCGCCCACCTCCTCACAAAACCACCTGACGGAGAGATGA
- the mob2a gene encoding MOB kinase activator 2a isoform X3, protein MRFKRNGSYTLNRKSKTKPNGKKPPAEEKKQYLEPEFTKIRVVDFDLKELVVLPREIDLHEWLASNTTTFFNLINLQYSTISEFCTGDSCQAMTACNTIYYWQDEKGKKTKCTAPQYVDFVMSLCQKLVTDEEVFPTKYGKEFPNSFDTLVKKICRYLFHVLAHLYWAHFKETVALELQGHLNTLYAHFIVFVREFNLVDPKETCIMDDLSEILCAPLPPPPPAPSSPTSSQNHLTER, encoded by the exons GAAGTCAAAGACCAAACCGAACGGCAAGAAGCCTCCGGCGGAAGAGAAGAAACAGTACCTGGAGCCCGAGTTCACCAAGATCCGAGTGGTGGATTTTGACCTGAAGGAGCTGGTGGTGCTGCCCAGAGAGATCGACCTCCACGAATGGCTGGCCAGCAACA CGACTACTTTCTTCAATCTCATCAACTTGCAGTACAGCACCATCTCCGAGTTCTGCACTGGCGACAGCTGTCAAGCTATGACGGCGTGCAACAC AATATACTACTGGCAGGACGAGAAGGGCAAGAAGACAAAGTGCACTGCGCCCCAATACGTCGACTTTGTAATGAGTCTTTGTCAGAAACTGGTCACGGATGAGGAAGTCTTTCCCACCAAATATG GCAAAGAGTTCCCCAACTCCTTCGACACGCTGGTGAAGAAGATCTGCCGGTACCTGTTCCACGTGCTGGCTCACCTCTACTGGGCGCACTTTAAGGAGACGGTGGCGCTGGAGCTGCAGGGCCACCTGAACACTCTCTACgcacatttcattgttttcgtAAGGGAATTCAACCTGGTGGACCCCAAGGAGACCTGTATTATGGACGACCTTTCGGAAATCCTGTGTGCCCCccttccgccgccgccgcccgccccCTCCTCGCCCACCTCCTCACAAAACCACCTGACGGAGAGATGA
- the mob2a gene encoding MOB kinase activator 2a isoform X2 — protein sequence MGVLVCCDCFFYRKSKTKPNGKKPPAEEKKQYLEPEFTKIRVVDFDLKELVVLPREIDLHEWLASNTTTFFNLINLQYSTISEFCTGDSCQAMTACNTIYYWQDEKGKKTKCTAPQYVDFVMSLCQKLVTDEEVFPTKYGKEFPNSFDTLVKKICRYLFHVLAHLYWAHFKETVALELQGHLNTLYAHFIVFVREFNLVDPKETCIMDDLSEILCAPLPPPPPAPSSPTSSQNHLTER from the exons GAAGTCAAAGACCAAACCGAACGGCAAGAAGCCTCCGGCGGAAGAGAAGAAACAGTACCTGGAGCCCGAGTTCACCAAGATCCGAGTGGTGGATTTTGACCTGAAGGAGCTGGTGGTGCTGCCCAGAGAGATCGACCTCCACGAATGGCTGGCCAGCAACA CGACTACTTTCTTCAATCTCATCAACTTGCAGTACAGCACCATCTCCGAGTTCTGCACTGGCGACAGCTGTCAAGCTATGACGGCGTGCAACAC AATATACTACTGGCAGGACGAGAAGGGCAAGAAGACAAAGTGCACTGCGCCCCAATACGTCGACTTTGTAATGAGTCTTTGTCAGAAACTGGTCACGGATGAGGAAGTCTTTCCCACCAAATATG GCAAAGAGTTCCCCAACTCCTTCGACACGCTGGTGAAGAAGATCTGCCGGTACCTGTTCCACGTGCTGGCTCACCTCTACTGGGCGCACTTTAAGGAGACGGTGGCGCTGGAGCTGCAGGGCCACCTGAACACTCTCTACgcacatttcattgttttcgtAAGGGAATTCAACCTGGTGGACCCCAAGGAGACCTGTATTATGGACGACCTTTCGGAAATCCTGTGTGCCCCccttccgccgccgccgcccgccccCTCCTCGCCCACCTCCTCACAAAACCACCTGACGGAGAGATGA
- the mob2a gene encoding MOB kinase activator 2a isoform X1 yields MVGDYCSFSGDKTDMHTQRNSKNGLSCKMVLQAVGKVLRKSKTKPNGKKPPAEEKKQYLEPEFTKIRVVDFDLKELVVLPREIDLHEWLASNTTTFFNLINLQYSTISEFCTGDSCQAMTACNTIYYWQDEKGKKTKCTAPQYVDFVMSLCQKLVTDEEVFPTKYGKEFPNSFDTLVKKICRYLFHVLAHLYWAHFKETVALELQGHLNTLYAHFIVFVREFNLVDPKETCIMDDLSEILCAPLPPPPPAPSSPTSSQNHLTER; encoded by the exons ATGGTCGGCGATTATTGCTCTTTTTCTGGGGATAAGACGGACATGCACACCCAGAGAAACTCCAAAAACGGGCTAAGTTGCAAAATGGTACTTCAAGCGGTCGGCAAAGttctcag GAAGTCAAAGACCAAACCGAACGGCAAGAAGCCTCCGGCGGAAGAGAAGAAACAGTACCTGGAGCCCGAGTTCACCAAGATCCGAGTGGTGGATTTTGACCTGAAGGAGCTGGTGGTGCTGCCCAGAGAGATCGACCTCCACGAATGGCTGGCCAGCAACA CGACTACTTTCTTCAATCTCATCAACTTGCAGTACAGCACCATCTCCGAGTTCTGCACTGGCGACAGCTGTCAAGCTATGACGGCGTGCAACAC AATATACTACTGGCAGGACGAGAAGGGCAAGAAGACAAAGTGCACTGCGCCCCAATACGTCGACTTTGTAATGAGTCTTTGTCAGAAACTGGTCACGGATGAGGAAGTCTTTCCCACCAAATATG GCAAAGAGTTCCCCAACTCCTTCGACACGCTGGTGAAGAAGATCTGCCGGTACCTGTTCCACGTGCTGGCTCACCTCTACTGGGCGCACTTTAAGGAGACGGTGGCGCTGGAGCTGCAGGGCCACCTGAACACTCTCTACgcacatttcattgttttcgtAAGGGAATTCAACCTGGTGGACCCCAAGGAGACCTGTATTATGGACGACCTTTCGGAAATCCTGTGTGCCCCccttccgccgccgccgcccgccccCTCCTCGCCCACCTCCTCACAAAACCACCTGACGGAGAGATGA